In Rhea pennata isolate bPtePen1 chromosome 8, bPtePen1.pri, whole genome shotgun sequence, one genomic interval encodes:
- the LOC134143793 gene encoding myomegalin isoform X9, translated as MAVPCRVAAETQTNRSEAALRQQYEERQRESEHVYELLENKIQLLQEEARLARSEAEKAAALAKAETERCQELAAKLKEAARRKEESRQGAESGVPAQKDGRAEGPRREPAAGSQLAEPPWAERGDVPPRQPEEPAAARAQNLQDEHLQPTPGDSATAEHVSDLRATELQGKIQQLDATNKLLQEKLNELNFELKSVQETSQRQDRTIQSLNETLKSKESETEELYHVIEGQNETMAKLRDMLHRSQVGQLQMSESRPSSQQQHVALLDLQNTLFYSQLEVQKLKTAQRQKEHQLTEARRVTQLLETTVHEEEQQKEATWKHNQELRAVVQLLQAELQDKVQQLQTVEWEKCCELQAQEQKFQRLSQHLARKEQLLQESRELLQCQQSLDRSPAVIDTMLEKLQQRISDRDAALERAVDEKFCALEKKEQELQQLRLSVRERGGDLERLRSVLSSNEATIHSLESLLKAKTLELEQVSASCQNLRWLKEEIEAKSCSRQKEQEGIIQQLQTCLHDRNKEVEELTATLLCKLGPGQSEVVEELCLRLQRKEKMLQDLLSDRNCQAMEHDAEIRELLQSVNAKEQWSRTAAEKMARALAERSCELQLLRQHVSGKEPVGTQSAGARLLKQDEQQPIQEVLQGACGATATARPPQGDSSCRTEGVTMSAAELEKELVNAKEELELMARKERESRRELTALQSVVATQEEELQVQASDIESLTRNIQIKEDLIKDLQMQLVDPEEIPAVERLTQEVLVLRDKVAIAESRVQEATGNRRQQLLLMLEGLVAERNRLNEALQAERQLYSSLVKFHTHPDSAARDHTLQVELEGVQELRGQLEEALGRSLERLSRLETQGTLGGQAVGTDADDASTNFTDSIEEEVARGAASQHNGLRVPRESGGTEGLLPGSAAPALPDREARAEEELQELKAQLEEAGFSSISHMRKAMLSLCLENAELKERIGEATSLLESGEQEEAGAGGPPTPEPHRLQRKGHGALADHPASGTGDGEGLPAERGAVPTKRPALDAQSWDDAPKRPCPSTPGGEEGSHVEGTAPGGGWPGLGTELRSQVVQRRRQCQELQDKLAASEATVRAQAEQLEKYHVLLREPHAQQLSKQVQVDFQDLGYETCGRSETEADRDETTSPECEEADVFSEPSLGEELGSWLRPGVNKAVLKAVPPPDVGALRQHIQDLKVQLLNASKVIQSLQHRARSVSVTSGYASGTERPLPGPAALVSPAHSLTDEDEGWQSDGRGTLCPPALRAHRDLERLVHRVALLEAQLPAAKPGGVLPKELQSATWPGKYDSLIQAQARELSHLRQTLRDGCGASRGLAQHLRDAVRSFEELLRGTDIDYYLGQAFREQLAQGRQLAERLGDKLSTRDQQDEEDKSSHELLVLRLSRELQEKEKVIESLEVKLQERCESLGSSRPPSELSRSVTSTSFVSDGLEPCSDGDAASECSQCQEEPTQRAGLHFDSLSKPVSAPLPALVPGLPPFLPAGPPPPATPVLLGCCGPPVCSLAEAQQELQVLRRQLGESVTLPAKPAAPLGPFGEDSKPSASLCQHGVPQSLAEPPGAAETRALWNGPPPSQPLHGPFYGKLSLGYPPGQKLTGADLLEEHLLEIRSLRQRLEESICTNDRLREQLEQRLASTGKASGFSTDIYVQGQELGSRLSSENRALHEDNRTLRLQRDHLSQELARVQEALLAACSRAREAEAEVGRRRGEQRKLADELAECQENIRQLRDERLSLQKDNNRLQHTATLLQQQCEEHRLLVQALRAELHVYERLPGPSAEARAGCFPSPPVRDVGMSSAAPLFSPPPLDTSVTRQMGAVHGASSPARKSAGLAGAHVVGHLDTYQALEQRIVEGKALARELMCLMHPALGLPNHSLLGKEARGCAGAGRVWGTASTLQRMLEECGSLLAAFWRAVLPAASAQHQGKEQALQGEISALRAQLLEREDALQSAAERLHSTTQLKDSMEQFIVSQLTRTHNVLRKARTNLEVKAQQALPVA; from the exons aATCTGCAAGATGAACATCTGCAGCCAACTCCAGGTGACTCGGCAACAGCGGAGCATGTGTCTGATCTGCGTGCTACAGAGCTGCAGGGTAAAATCCAGCAACTTGATGCCACCAataag TTGCTACAGGAAAAACTGAATGAAttgaattttgaattaaaatctgTCCAAGAAACATCGCAGAGGCAAGACCGTACAATCCAGAGTCTGAATGAAACCCTGAAGAGCAAGGAGAGTGAG ACGGAAGAGCTGTACCATGTCATCGAAGGGCAGAATGAGACAATGGCCAAGCTGCGAGACATGCTGCACAGAAGCCAAGTTGGACAGTTGCAG ATGTCAGAGAGTCGGCCCTCATCCCAGCAGCAACATGTGGCACTGCTGGATCTTCAGAACACGCTTTTCTATAGCCAGTTGGAGGTGCAAAAGTTGAAGACAGCTCAGCGCCAGAAAGAGCACCAGTTGACTGAAGCCAGGAGGGTGACCCAGCTCCTAGAAACCACAGTGCATgaggaagagcagcaaaaggaagcaaCTTGGAAACACAACCAG GAGCTGCGTGCTGTGGTGCAGCTGTTGCAGGCAGAACTGCAGGACAAGGTTCAGCAGCTCCAAACTGTGGAGTGGGAGAAATGCTGTGAGCTGCAGGCCCAGGAACAGAAGTTTCAGCGTTTGAGTCAGCATCTGGCTCGCAAGGAGCAACTTTTGCAG GAGTCAAGAGAACTTCTGCAATGCCAGCAAAGCTTGGACAGGAGCCCTGCAGTCATTGATACCATGCTGGAGAAACTGCAGCAGCGAATCAGTGACAGAGATGCTGCTCTAGAG CGAGCAGTAGATGAAAAGTTCTGTGCCCTGGAGAAGAAGGAACAGGAGCTGCAACAGCTCCGTCTCTCAGTAAGAGAGCGAGGAGGTGACCTGGAGAGGCTGCGCAGCGTTCTGTCCAGCAACGAGGCCACGATTCAT AGCCTGGAGAGCCTCTTGAAAGCCAAAACCCTGGAACTGGAGCAGGTTTCAGCATCCTGCCAAAACCTCCGCTGGCTCAAGGAGGAGATTGAGGCCAAAtcctgcagcaggcagaaggagcaggaggggaTCATCCAGCAGCTGCAGACCTGCCTGCACGACAGGAACAAGGAAGTGGAG GAGCTCACAGCAACCCTGCTGTGCAAGCTGGGCCCAGGGCAGAGCGAAGTAGTAGAGGAGCTGTGTCTGCGTCTCCAGCGCAAGGAGAAGATGTTACAGGATCTCCTCAGTGACAGGAACTGTCAGGCTATGGAGCATGATGCTGAAATccgggagctgctgcagtcTGTGAATGCCAAGGAACAGTGGAGCCGA ACTGCTGCTGAGAAGATGGCACGTGCTCTGGCTGAAAGGAGCTGTGAGTTACAACTCCTGCGCCAGCATGTGTCGGGGAAGGAGCCTGTTGGGACTCAGTCAGCTGGTGCCAGGCTATTGAAGCAGGATGAACAACAGCCCATACAA gaagtACTGCAAGGAGCTTGTGGAGCTACAGCCACTGCCAGACCCCCACAGGGAGACAGCAGCTGCAGGACAGAGGGTG TTACGATGTCAGCAGCAGAACTGGAGAAGGAGCTTGTTAATGCCaaagaggagctggagctgatggcaaggaaggaaagggagagcagG CGAGAGCTCACTGCTCTCCAGTCCGTTGTGGCCACacaggaggaagagctgcaggtGCAGGCCTCAGATATTGAGTCCCTGACCAGGAACATTCAGATCAAAGAGGATCTCATCAAG GATTTACAGATGCAGCTGGTGGATCCTGAAGAAATTCCAGCCGTGGAAAGGCTGACTCAAGAAGTGCTGGTGCTTCGGGACAAAGTGGCTATAGCAGAATCACGAGTACAAGAGGCTACTGGAAACAGAAGGCAACAG TTGTTGCTGATGCTAGAAGGGCTGGTGGCTGAAAGGAATCGGCTAAATGAGGCTCTCCAAGCAGAGAGGCAGCTCTACAGCAGCCTGGTGAAGTTCCACACTCATCCAGACAG CGCTGCAAGAGACCACACTCTGCAGGTGGAGCTGGAGGGGGTCCAGGAGCTCCGGGGACAGCTGGAAGAAGCTCTTGGAAGAAGCTTGGAGCGTTTGAGCAGGCTGGAGACACAGGGCACCTTAGGAG GTCAGGCCGTGGGGACGGACGCTGACGACGCCAGCACCAACTTTACTGACAGCATCGAGGAGGAGGTGGCACGTGGCGCTGCGAGCCAGCAC AATGGCCTCCGAGTCCCCAGGGAGAGCGGGGGCACTGAGGGTCTGCTGCCAGGGAGCGCGGCGCCTGCCCTGCCGGATCGGGAGGCGCGGGCGgaagaggagctgcaggagctgaaggCCCAGCTGGAGGAAGCTGGTTTCTCCTCCATCTCTCACATGAG GAAGGCGATGCTGAGCCTGTGCCTGGAGAACGCGGAGCTGAAGGAGCGGATAGGTGAAGCCACGTCGCTGCTGGAGAgcggggagcaggaggaggccGGGGCGGGTGGCCCCCCGACTCCCGAGCCCCACAGGCTCCAGCGGAAGGGCCACGGCGCCCTGGCGGACCACCCGGCCAGTGGCACCGGGGACGGCGAGGGGCTCCCGGCAGAGAGGGGAGCGGTGCCCACGAAGCGCCCTGCGCTGGACGCACAGTCCTGGGACGATGCGCCCAAGAGACCCTGCCCCAGCACCCcgggcggggaggaggggagccAC GTGGAGGGCACGGCCCCCGGCGGGGGCTGGCCGGGGCTGGGCACGGAGCTGCGCTCCCAGGTGGTGCAGCGCCGGAGGCagtgccaggagctgcaggacaagCTTGCGGCCTCGGAGGCCACGGTGCGggcgcaggcagagcagctggagaagtaccacgtcctgctcc GTGAGCCCCACGCCCAGCAGCTCAGCAAGCAAGTGCAAGTGGACTTCCAGGACCTGGGCTATGAGACATGCGGGCGAAGTGAGACGGAGGCTGACCGAGATGAGACCACCAGCCCCG AGTGCGAGGAAGCAGATGTATTCAGTGAACCCAGCCTGGGTGAGGAGCTGGGGTCCTGGCTCCGGCCAGGGGTCAACAAGGCTGTCCTCAAGGCCGTGCCCCCACCGGATGTGGGGGCCTTGCGCCAGCACATCCAAGACCTGAAGGTGCAGCTCCTCAACGCCAGTAAGGTGATCCAGAGCCTGCAGCACCGAGCCCGCTCCGTCTCCGTCACCAGCGGCTACGCCTCGGGCACGGAGCGGCCGCTGCCGGGCCCTGCGGCCCTGGTGTCGCCTGCCCACAGCCTCACCGATGAGGACGAGGGCTGGCAGTCGGACGGCCGCGGCACCCTCTGCCCGCCCGCCCTCCGGGCGCACCGAGACCTGGAGCGCCTGGTGCACCGCGTCGCCCTCCTCGAGGcgcagctgcctgctgccaaGCCCGGAGGCGTTTTGCCCAAGGAGCTGCAATCTGCCACCTGGCCGGG GAAGTACGACTCGCTGATCCAAGCGCAGGCCCGGGAGCTGTCCCACCTGCGCCAGACGCTGCGGGACGGCTGCGGGGCGAGCCGCGGCCTGGCCCAGCACCTGCGTGACGCCGTGCGGTCCTTCGAGGAGCTCCTCCGCGGCACCGACATCGACTACTACCTGGGCCAGGCCTTCCGGGAGCAGCTGgcccagggcaggcagctgGCCGAGAGACTCGGTGACAAGCTGAGCACCA GAGATCAACAAGACGAGGAGGATAAAAGCAGCCACGAACTGCTGGTGCTGAG GCTCAGCCGGGAGCtccaggagaaggagaaagtgatTGAGAGCCTGGAGGTGAAGCTGCAGGAGCGCTGCGAATCTCTGGGCAGCAGCCGCCCGCCCTCCGAGTTGTCCCGCTCCGTCACCAGCACCTCCTTCGTGTCCGACGGGCTAGAGCCCTGCTCTGACGGGGACGCAGCCAGCGAGTGCAGCCAGTGCCAGGAGGAGCCCACCCAACGCGCAG GCCTTCACTTTGACTCCTTGTCCAAACCTGTTAGTGCTCCCCTGCCTGCACTAGTCCCCGGGTTGCCCCCCTTTCTGCCTGCCGGGCCCCCCCCTCCTGCGACCCCCGTGCTCCTGGGTTGCTGCGGCCCCCCTGTCTGCTCCCTGGCAGAGGCGCAGCAAGAACTGCAGGTGCTCCGGAGACAGCTGGGAGAAA GTGTGACACTGCCAGCAAAGCCTGCAGCCCCGCTGGGCCCCTTTGGAGAGGACAGCAAACCCTCAGCATCCCTCTGCCAGCACGGTGTGCCGCAGAGCCTGGCTGAGCCTCCAGGGGCTGCCGAGACCCGTGCCCTCTGGAACGGGCCTCCTCCCAGCCAGCCGCTGCACGGGCCGTTTTATGGGAAGTTGTCTTTGGGGTACCCACCTGGCCAAAAGCTAACAG GAGCAGACCTGCTGGAGGAACACTTGTTGGAGATCCGCAGCCTGCGCCAGCGCCTTGAGGAGTCCATCTGCACCAACGACCGGCTCCGGGAACAGCTCGAACAGCGCCTGGCCTCCACTGGCAAGGCCAGCG GGTTTTCCACCGACATCTACGTTCAGGGGCAGGAGCTGGGGTCCCGACTGAGCAGTGAGAACAGGGCCCTTCATGAGGACAACCGGACCCTGCGGCTCCAGCGTGACCATCTTTCCCAAG AGCTGGCACGGGTGCAGGAGGCGCTTCTGGCTGCCTGCTCCCGGGCACGGGAGGCCGAGGCAGAGGTGGGCCGGAGGCGTGGGGAGCAGCGGAAGCTCGCGGATGAGCTTGCCGAGTGTCAGGAGAACATCCGGCAGCTCCGGGACGAGCGTCTCTCTCTGCAGAAGGACAACAACAG GCTGCAGCACACGGCGAcgctcctgcagcagcagtgcgAGGAGCACCGCCTGCTCGTGCAGGCCCTGCGCGCGGAGCTGCACGTCTACGAGCGCCTCCCCGGCCCCTCTGCAGAGGCGCGTGCAG GCTGCTTCCCATCTCCTCCAGTGCGGGATGTTGGCATGAGCTCAGCAGCCCCCCTCTTCTCCCCGCCACCCTTGGATACATCAGTGACCCGGCAGATGGGTG CAGTGCACGGAGCCAGCTCACCAGCGAGGAAGAGTGCGGGGCTGGCAGGGGCTCATGTTGTTGGCCACCTGGACACCTACCAGGCCCTGGAGCAGCGCATCGTGGAGGGGAAGGCGCTGGCTCGTGAGCTGATGTGTCTTATGCACCCAGCACTTGGGCTACCCAACCACTCGCTCCTGGGCAAGGAG GCCCGGGGGTGCGCTGGCGCAGGACGCGTGTGGGGCACCGCCAGCACCCTGCAGCGCATGCTGGAGGAGTGTGGGTCTCTCCTCGCCGCGttctggagggctgtgctgcctgctgcctctgcccagCATCAGGGCAAG GAGCAGGCGCTGCAGGGTGAGATCTCGGCGCTGCGGGCCCAGCTCTTGGAGAGGGAGGATGCCCTGCAGAGCGCGGCTGAGCGGCTTCACAGCACCACCCAGCTCAAGGACAGCATGGAGCAGTTCATCGTGAGCCAGC TGACGAGGACTCACAACGTGCTGCGCAAGGCCAGGACGAACTTGGAG GTGAAGGCCCAGCAGGCCCTGCCCGTCGCCTGA